The following coding sequences lie in one Aspergillus luchuensis IFO 4308 DNA, chromosome 8, nearly complete sequence genomic window:
- a CDS encoding transcription factor domain-containing protein (COG:S;~EggNog:ENOG410PNBP;~InterPro:IPR036864,IPR007219,IPR001138;~PFAM:PF00172,PF04082;~go_function: GO:0000981 - DNA-binding transcription factor activity, RNA polymerase II-specific [Evidence IEA];~go_function: GO:0003677 - DNA binding [Evidence IEA];~go_function: GO:0008270 - zinc ion binding [Evidence IEA];~go_process: GO:0006351 - transcription, DNA-templated [Evidence IEA];~go_process: GO:0006355 - regulation of transcription, DNA-templated [Evidence IEA]): MSSVQDSHVRHSDSSGRPNKRRKVAIACDECRARKVRCDGRQPVCGPCAKRVDQGSQCVYTGGLEKKRAVRNYIESLESRIKHLESPRSFYDSGEGRPVQSYDSSGQLQHHASPSMGVPTRHNRPGSIVSTATTNADHLSPARSTPQCTPKVNPHLVTRHTTTYQSPASLDQSLRLKDPTDSVNAMMGAVEDERPTQGFFGSSSAASFIRQIKTAIDKKVSSPNRHTSDSILGVGPPPSLMSTKKPRLSTVPNYVLPPRKTADSLMGVYWEFVFPLYPLVDSLQLRREYEMIWTGEALQSDENMLMCTVNVIFALACQLADFIPPEEREASADAFFTRAKDLLQFNLWNTGSAALIQCLLLMAQYLQSTDSAHQCWIVTGLAIRNAQGLGLHLPQTIARLHNPQEQQLARKIWHGCVLMDRVISMTFGRPAMISKASCGSVPLPATVDEEYIPAVSGSEVTQPADRPSVMAFYAKSLELYEILNDILLSLYSPTTDESPEDIYDYYFNKEANQGERTIFELDRALTKWSRSLPSHLRGESHLGGGYTVFYHQSVVLRARFLHVRMLLFRPILSRYCTSREIGIADPMISLQDSFPQRVALQCSTICVKVAQEVIGLIHSNLPADGSSGPLPAWWYNILYVYTAATVLIAGRLCPAILEEVTEAAITQSWENALEVLQRYHSHSTSARRCVAALEILYERVVSEGPPLHDHQTSAFPTNPASNGLGDLSLGEGINSILLDSLDFPDFQDMSWLNSVPSNLF, from the exons atgTCTAGCGTGCAAGACTCTCATGTTCGTCATTCCGACAGCTCTGGTCGCCCCAATAAACGTCGCAAAGTGGCAATTGCGTGCGACGAATGCCGTGCTCGGAAGGTCCGCTGTGACGGGAGACAACCCG TCTGTGGGCCATGCGCAAAGCGAGTGGACCAGGGAAGCCAATGTGTTTACACTGGGGGATTGGAGAAAAAGCGAGCAGTTCGCAA TTACATCGAAAGTCTGGAAAGCCGGATCAAACATCTAGAGAGTCCTCGTTCCTTTTATGACAGTGGAGAAGGACGGCCTGTGCAATCTTATGATAGCTCGGGCCAGTTGCAG CATCATGCCTCGCCCTCTATGGGAGTGCCCACTCGCCATAATCGACCTGGGAGCATTGTCTCTACAGCGACTACGAATGCAGACCATCTTTCTCCGGCGCGAAGCACCCCACAATGTACACCCAAAGTAAATCCCCATCTTGTCACCAGGCACACTACTACCTATCAGTCACCAGCCTCGCTGGATCAGTCGCTTCGACTGAAAGACCCAACGGACAGTGTCAACGCCATGATGGGTGCCGTGGAGGATGAACGTCCCACACAGGGCTTTTTTGGCAGCTCTAGTGCTGCCAGCTTTATCCGTCAAATCAAAACTGCCATAGATAAGAAAGTTTCGTCGCCGAACCGCCACACTTCGGATTCGATTCTTGGGGTTGGTCCGCCTCCCAGTTTGATGTCCACGAAGAAGCCACGGTTATCCACAGTCCCCAACTATGTCCTCCCTCCACGAAAGACGGCAGATAGCCTCATGGGGGTTTACTGGGAGTTTGTTTTCCCACTATATCCACTCGTTGACAGCCTTCAGTTGAGAAGAGAATATGAGATGATTTGGACAGGGGAGGCTCTTCAATCTGATGAAAACATGCTTATGTGTACCGTCAATGTCATTTTTGCACTGGCCTGTCAACTGGCTGACTTTATCCCACCAGAGGAGCGGGAGGCTTCTGCAGATGCATTCTTTACTCGTGCAAaggatcttcttcaattcaACCTCTGGAATACAGGCTCCGCTGCTCTAATTCAATGTCTGCTTCTAATGGCTCAGTATTTGCAAAGCACCGACTCCGCCCATCAGTGCTGGATTGTCACCGGGCTGGCTATCCGCAATGCCCAAGGCCTTGGCTTGCATCTTCCCCAAACAATCGCTCGTCTTCACAATCCACAGGAACAGCAGCTGGCTCGCAAAATATGGCACGGATGTGTTCTGATGGATCG AGTCATATCCATGACATTTGGGCGCCCTGCCATGATCTCTAAGGCGTCGTGCGGGTCGGTTCCTCTACCAGCTACGGTGGACGAGGAGTATATCCCTGCAGTGTCTGGGTCCGAGGTGACACAGCCAGCAGACCGACCATCAGTCATGGCATTCTATGCAAAGTCTCTTGAACTTTATGAAATCCTGAATGATATCCTCTTGAGTCTGTACAGTCCGACAACCGATGAAAGTCCAGAAGACATCTATGACTATTACTTCAATAAAGAAGCCAATCAAGGAGAGCGGACCATATTCGAACTCGACCGGGCACTTACGAAATGGTCCCGAAGCCTACCATCACACTTGCGAGGTGAATCACATCTAGGGGGCGGATATACAGTCTTCTACCACCAAAGTGTTGTATTGCGTGCAAG ATTCCTTCACGTAAGGATGCTTCTCTTCAGACCTATCCTGTCCAGATACTGTACTTCACGTGAAATCGGGATTGCGGATCCAATGATTTCCCTGCAAGACTCTTTTCCTCAGCGAGTTGCATTGCAATGCTCGACCATTTGCGTCAAGGTTGCTCAAGAGGTTATCGGGCTAATACACAGTAATCTGCCCGCCGATGGAAGTTCAGGCCCTCTTCCTGCCTGGTGGTACAACATCCTGT ACGTTTACACCGCTGCCACCGTTCTCATAGCCGGTCGTCTCTGCCCTGCTATATTAGAAGAGGTGACTGAAGCTGCAATCACGCAGTCGTGGGAAAACGCTTTGGAGGTATTGCAAAGATATCATAGCCACAGCACGTCCGCTCGGCGATGTGTTGCAGCTCTCGAAATTCTCTACGAACGGGTAGTATCCGAAGGGCCTCCACTCCATGACCACCAAACGAGCGCTTTCCCCACGAACCCTGCGTCTAATGGTCTCGGCGATCTTTCTTTAGGGGAGGGTATCAATTCAATACTGTTGGATAGCCTTGACTTCCCAGACTTTCAAGATATGTCATGGTTGAACAGTGTTCCCAGCAACCTCTTCTGA
- a CDS encoding uncharacterized protein (COG:G;~EggNog:ENOG410PW2X;~InterPro:IPR020846,IPR011701,IPR036259;~PFAM:PF07690;~TransMembrane:12 (i64-87o99-117i129-146o158-176i188-205o217-236i290-315o327-348i369-390o402-423i435-452o464-487i);~go_function: GO:0022857 - transmembrane transporter activity [Evidence IEA];~go_process: GO:0055085 - transmembrane transport [Evidence IEA]) — MTEEVSLGTDMARSDTLKKNGHEEVHLENVSPTPPDRQPNRSSWTDTSPTNPQNWPVWKKNAQILMVAFHSMAATFMAAGIIPAYDIMAERYNVTVPQASYLTSVQILLLGICPLFWRPITSTYGRYHVFLFSVLGSMVCNIGGARCTTYGTQMATRVLTAVLISPPIGIGSGVITELCEPEKRAQKLGWWTLMLTLGTPGGPFIMGFVTKHIGFEWIYWIFAMMNFGQFIAYLLLGEETLYIPTDGGLSDAAVARSRFIQKFIPRRINPRPLKIREFIEPLLFTRLPRVLIPAFAHSIVFCYGNIALIVEMPIVFGEKFDFDSQQIGLQFIAIFIGCVLGEQLSGPMSDRFLQVMHKRRGYHRPADRLWLSYIGFATVIAGLLVWGFQLQKATSWNVTPCVGAAIASFGNQIITTILISFAIDSYKEASTSIGVCINVFRHVYGFIGPFYFPDMFETLGLGGAAGVMCAIIGVCALLPIITIHFVATRTDQKMQVDVTD; from the exons ATGACAGAAGAAGTATCCTTGGGCACCGACATGGCCCGCTCTGACACACTGAAGAAGAACGGTCATGAAGAGGTTCATCTTGAGAATGTATCTCCCACGCCACCTGACCGGCAGCCCAATAGGAGCTCTTGGACAGATACCTCTCCCACCAACCCTCAGAATTGGCCTgtctggaagaagaatgcccaAATCCTGATGGTGGCCTTTCATTCGATGGCTGCAACCTTCATGGCGGCCGGCATTATACCGGCCTACGACATTATGGCTGAAAGGTACAACGTAACCGTGCCACAAGCCAGTTATCTCACCTCTGTCCAG ATCTTGCTTTTAGGAATTTGTCCCCTTTTCTGGAGACCTATTACCTCTACTTACGGACGATACCATGTTTTCCTGTTTTCGGTCCTTGGAAGTATGGTTTGCAATATCGGCGGAGCACGTTGTACAACCTACGGGACACAAATGGCCACTCGAGTGCTCACTGCAGTCCTCATTTCTCCTCCTATTGGGATAGGCAGCGGTGTGATCACGGAGCTGTGTGAGCCGGAGAAGCGAGCGCAGAAACTTGGATGGTGGACACTTATGTTGACCCTTGGAACTCCAGGTGGGCCATTCATCATGGGCTTTGTCACAAAGCACATTGGGTTTGAGTGGATCTATTGGATATTCGCCATGATGAATTTCGGGCAGTTCATCGCTTACCTGCTCTTGGGTGAAGAAACGCTATACATCCCGACAGACGGTGGTCTTTCTGATGCAGCGGTGGCGAGATCTCGCTTCATCCAGAAGTTTATCCCTCGCCGGATCAACCCTCGTCCCCTTAAGATTCGCGAATTCATCGAGCCACTTCTTTTTACGAGGCTGCCTAGGGTGCTGATTCCTGCGTTCGCTCATTCTATAGTGTTTTGCTATGGAAACATTGCTCTGATTGTCGAAATGCCAATTGTTTTCGGTGAGAAGTTTGACTTCGATTCGCAGCAAATCGGTCTGCAGTTCATTGCTATCTTTATCGGGTGTGTCCTCGGCGAGCAGTTGAGTGGCCCTATGTCAGACCGGTTTCTGCAAGTCATGCATAAAAGAAGAGGATATCACCGCCCCGCAGACCGGCTATGGCTCTCATACATTGGATTTGCCACTGTCATTGCTGGCCTTCTCGTATGGGGCTTCCAGCTACAGAAGGCTACCAGCTGGAACGTGACCCCATGTGTGGGTGCAGCAATCGCCAGTTTTGGGAACCAAATCATAACGACAATCCTGATTTCGTTCGCCATCGACAGCTACAAGGAAGCATCGACCAGTATTGGCGTCTGCATCAATGTCTTTCGACATGTGTATGGTTTT ATTGGTCCTTTCTATTTCCCTGACATGTTCGAGACTTTGGGTCTGGGCGGTGCAGCTGGAGTCATGTGTGCTATCATCGGAGTCTGCGCACTTCTCCCAATCATCACCATACATTTTGTGGCTACGCGCACAGACCAGAAGATGCAAGTTGATGTTACTGACTGA
- the rglB gene encoding polysaccharide lyase family 4 protein (CAZy:PL4;~COG:G;~EggNog:ENOG410PIS3;~InterPro:IPR008979,IPR011013,IPR013784,IPR029413, IPR029411;~PFAM:PF14686,PF14683;~SECRETED:SignalP(1-19);~go_function: GO:0003824 - catalytic activity [Evidence IEA];~go_function: GO:0030246 - carbohydrate binding [Evidence IEA];~go_process: GO:0005975 - carbohydrate metabolic process [Evidence IEA]), protein MRLLHPLIPTSLLLTLTTATLHTTQTNTTITLTNNRLTANFSKSQGRITDLYLDNQDLLGPQSGDTGVGPYLDCYCIPSGFYTPGSTSPTLQLLTGVDKSGTHYAGVLMDETYPPTGQQFQQYWFLRDGETGLHTFSRLAYYNETTPYLRNLQEFRTLFRPNTELWTHLTSSEVQTAPLPSTKAVEEEVVVQDATWTFNNTPSDAYYVQFADYFTKYTFSNAWRDNSVHGMYADGSTSNGSTYGAWLVMNTKDTYYGGPLHSDLTVDGIVYNYLVSNHHGEGTPNITYGFDRTFGPQYYHFNGGKGSTASLKELKSDAESLADPSWNVDFYDSIAKHVVGYAPSSQRGSVQGKIELPKGATRPIAVLTVDGQYFQDNSVNSSSYQYWAEIDDSGHFTVDHVKEGPYRLTVYADGIFGDFVRDGVQVKAGKKTTIQETWEAESAGTEIWRLGTPDKSSGEFRHGVAKDPTHPLHPPEYLIYWGAYDWQSDFPDGINYTIGTSDPATDLNTVHWSVFGPTPNDPRVEYDTTHDWTINFPLSEDDLAERSKATLTIQLAGAKAASGNTDVYNASEPYANLALESYINDQAEPLTLLVGFNQSSSCIVRSAVSCYQVRSRMEFPTDWLKVGNNVLTLHLPYNATDTETAILPATVYVQYDALRLEVS, encoded by the exons atgcgcctcctccaccccctcatcccaacctccctcctcctcaccctcaccaccgcaaccCTACACACCACCcaaaccaacaccaccataaCCCTAACCAACAACCGCCTCACCGccaacttctccaaatccCAAGGCCGAATCACCGACCTCTACCTCGACAACCAAGACCTCCTGGGACCCCAATCCGGCGACACCGGCGTCGGCCCGTACCTCGATTGCTACTGCATCCCCTCCGGCTTCTACACCCCGGGCTCGACCTCCCCAACGCTCCAACTCCTCACGGGCGTCGACAAATCCGGAACCCACTATGCCGGTGTCCTCATGGACGAGACCTACCCGCCGACAGGCCAACAATTCCAGCAATACTGGTTCCTGCGCGACGGCGAAACCGGCCTACACACATTCAGTCGATTAGCGTATTACAACGAGACGACGCCATACTTGCGCAACCTGCAGGAGTTTCGCACGCTGTTCCGTCCCAATACGGAGCTTTGGACGCATTTGACGTCCAGTGAGGTGCAGACTGCGCCGTTGCCCAGTACCAAGgctgtcgaggaggaggtggtcgTGCAGGATGCCACTTGGACGTTTAATAATACTCCTAGTGATGCGTATTATGTCCAGTTTGCGGATTATTTTACTAAGTATACGTTTTCTAATG CGTGGAGGGATAATTCGGTTCATGGCATGTATGCTGATGGGAGTACCTCGAATGGGAGTACGTATGGGGCTTGGTTGGTTATGAATACTAAG GATACTTACTACGGT GGGCCCCTGCACTCGGATCTCACCGTCGACGGCATTGTCTACAACTACCTCGTGTCCAATCATCACGGCGAAGGAACTCCCAACATCACCTACGGCTTTGATCGCACCTTCGGCCCTCAGTACTATCACTTCAACGGCGGAAAGGGCTCCACTGCGTCTCTGAAGGAGCTGAAATCTGATGCAGAATCCCTAGCAGATCCGAGCTGGAACGTCGACTTCTACGACTCCATCGCCAAACACGTCGTCGGATACGCCCCCTCCAGCCAACGCGGCAGCGTTCAAGGGAAGATCGAGCTTCCCAAAGGTGCCACTAGACCTATCGCGGTCCTGACCGTGGACGGACAGTATTTCCAGGACAACTCGGTGAACTCATCCTCATACCAGTACTGGGCTGAGATCGACGACTCCGGACATTTCACCGTGGACCACGTCAAGGAGGGACCCTACCGACTCACTGTATACGCCGACGGCATCTTTGGCGACTTCGTACGCGACGGCGTGCAAGTGAAGGCCGGCAAGAAAACCACTATTCAAGAAACCTGGGAGGCAGAGTCCGCAGGCACTGAGATCTGGCGACTAGGCACGCCAGACAAGTCTTCCGGGGAGTTTCGACACGGCGTTGCGAAGGACCCTACGCACCCGCTTCACCCTCCAGAGTACCTGATCTACTGGGGTGCATACGACTGGCAGTCGGACTTCCCTGACGGAATCAACTATACCATCGGCACCAGCGATCCCGCAACCGATCTGAACACCGTCCACTGGTCAGTATTCGGGCCGACACCGAACGATCCGCGCGTCGAATACGATACCACGCACGACTGGACGATCAACTTCCCTCTGAGTGAGGACGATCTCGCAGAGCGGTCCAAGGCCACGTTGACCATTCAATTAGCGGGAGCGAAAGCGGCATCCGGCAACACAGACGTGTACAATGCGTCGGAACCATATGCCAATCTCGCGTTGGAGAGTTACATCAACGACCAGGCGGAGCCCCTGACGCTTCTAGTTGGGTTCAATCAGTCAAGTAGTTGCATTGTGCGGTCGGCTGTGAGTTGCTATCAGGTCCGCTCGCGCATGGAGTTCCCGACGGATTGGCTGAAAGTCGGCAATAACGTTTTGACCTTGCATCTCCCGTATAATGCGACGGATACGGAGACGGCGATTTTGCCGGCGACGGTGTATGTGCAGTATGATGCGTTGAGGTTAGAGGTTTcgtag
- a CDS encoding acyl-CoA dehydrogenase family protein (COG:I;~EggNog:ENOG410PKJP;~InterPro:IPR006091,IPR006089,IPR001199,IPR009075, IPR037069,IPR009100,IPR036400,IPR018506,IPR036250, IPR013786;~PFAM:PF02770,PF00173,PF00441,PF02771;~go_function: GO:0003995 - acyl-CoA dehydrogenase activity [Evidence IEA];~go_function: GO:0016627 - oxidoreductase activity, acting on the CH-CH group of donors [Evidence IEA];~go_function: GO:0020037 - heme binding [Evidence IEA];~go_function: GO:0050660 - flavin adenine dinucleotide binding [Evidence IEA];~go_process: GO:0055114 - oxidation-reduction process [Evidence IEA]): MSKTFTRAEVAQHNTEDSVWCIIDHRVYDLTDFIDAHPGGSVVLNQVAGTDATVDFYNLHRQEVLEKYKDLCIGTVAGETPEIVTPEPGSLSQVPYAEPLWLRPQFKSPYFNDSHRRLQKALREFTDRYITPEAQEKEKDGTYISQELIDRMAEAGILAMRLGPGKHLHGRKLLGGVIDGKEFDYLHDMVLSQELVRSNARGFQDGNMAGMCISLTAVQQWLRNEPLRQKITDEVLSGKKKMCLAVTEAFAGSDVAGLRTTAKKTPDGKHFIVNGTKKWITNGMFCDYFVTGCRTEKGFSVLLIPRDEGVETKQIKTSYSTAAATAFVQFENVKVPVENLLGEEDKGFIVIMSNFNHERFMMCCSVIRMCMTVVEECMKWCNQRIVFGKKLIEQPVMRQKLARMISLCESNQAWLESIAYQMCNMTYAQQSANLGGPIGLLKSHATRSAQEIADLATNIFGGRGLTQTGMGKVIEMFHRTYKFDAILGGTEEILADLGVRQAMKKFPKAML; the protein is encoded by the exons ATGTCGAAGACCTTCACCCGCGCCGAGGTTGCGCAGCACAACACGGAGGACTCTGTTTGGTGCATTATCGATCACCGCGTGTACGATTTGACCGATTTTATCGACGCACACCCCGGTGGCAGTGTTGTTTTGAACCAAGTCGCCGGCACGGATGCCACGGTCGATTTCTATAATCTTCATCGACAGGAAGTCCTCGAGAAATACAAGGATCTTTGCATTGGAACGGTAGCCGGCGAAACCCCAGAGATTGTCACACCCGAGCCCGGCAGCCTGAGCCAGGTGCCTTACGCCGAGCCTCTGTGGCTGCGTCCGCAATTCAAGAGCCCCTACTTCAATGACAGTCATCGCCGCCTTCAGAAAGCTCTCCGGGAGTTCACGGATCGCTATATTACCCCTGAGgcacaggagaaggagaaggatggcaCCTATATCAGTCAGGAGTTGATCGATCGCATGGCGGAGGCAGGAATTCTAGCAATGCGCTTGGGTCCGGGAAAGCACTTGCACGGGCGGAAGCTGCTGGGCGGTGTCATCGATGGAAAGGAGTTCGATTACTTGCATGATATGGTGCTCTCCCAGGAGTTGGTGAGATCTAATGCTCGAG GCTTCCAGGACGGTAACATGGCAGGCATGTGTATTAGTTTGACTGCCGTCCAGCAGTGGCTTCGTAATGAGCCTCTTCGGCAGAAGATCACAGACGAGGTTCTGtctggaaagaagaagatgtgtTTGGCGGTTACCGAGGCATTCGCCGGTAGTGATGTCGCTGGTCTTCGCACAACCGCGAAGAAAACCCCTGATGGCAAGCACTTCATCGTGAACGGAACCAA GAAATGGATCACCAATGGCATGTTCTGCGACTACTTTGTCACTGGCTGCCGAACCGAAAAGGGTTTCTCAGTGCTCCTGATTCCCCGTGACGAAGGAGTCGAGACTAAGCAGATTAAGACCTCCTACTCGACAGCAGCTGCCACCGCGTTTGTTCAGTTCGAGAACGTCAAGGTCCCTGTGGAGAACCTtctgggtgaggaggataagGGTTTCATTGTGATTATGAGCAACTTCAACCACGAGCGCTTCATGATGTGTTGCAGTGTGATCCGCATGTGCATGACCGTTGTGGAGGAGTGCATGAAGTGGTGTAACCAACGCATCGTCTTTGGCAAGAAGCTGATTGAGCAGCCTGTTATGCGGCAAAA ACTTGCCCGGATGATCTCACTTTGCGAATCGAACCAGGCCTGGCTGGAATCTATTGCATACCAGATGTGCAACATGACCTATGCGCAGCAGTCGGCTAATCTGGGTGGTCCCATCGGCCTGCTGAAGTCTCATGCCACCCGCTCCGCACAGGAGATCGCCGACCTTGCGACCAACATCTTTGGTGGACGGGGTTTGACCCAGACTGGCATGGGTAAGGTCATTGAGATGTTCCACCGGACATACAAGTTTGATGCCATCTTGGGTGGTACGGAGGAGATTCTGGCCGACCTGGGAGTTCGTCAGGCGATGAAGAAGTTCCCCAAGGCGATGTTGTAG
- a CDS encoding proteasome inhibitor PI31 family protein (COG:S;~EggNog:ENOG410PJHU;~InterPro:IPR021625,IPR013886;~PFAM:PF08577,PF11566), whose product MAERTGSLSSDSVLAIAATALRADGAAPPSLKTPYEAIALVGHASMTAVGFRLVGLGEDHTLENRSDSPSLPAEWNANTAFAFRYAHSQSSMQYLLKISRLGNNAVIFALALGDDRTTSFDLPVKDYVSESALPLPPTAEDLPAALREAFISPSRIQDLIGLFKINVIQKLAPGLYKEGYEDSDQPQETLRERTLERPPRHDPLRDDPMPQPARPYPFDDPLAVPPRRPVPAGDFPPPGFEDEFEIQRPPRGYPGGMGGRNPMNIGDRDLYPAGLGPNDPLRGGIGPGLGGGGGGGMHPTFDDPLFGGPRGQGYDPQAPPGSRYDPVGPGQGAPFGRGQGPYGGRGFGGGFGGFGGDII is encoded by the exons ATGGCTGAAAGGACTGGTTCCTTGAGCTCAGACAGTGTGTTGGCGATCGCCGCAACAGCTCTTCGCGCAGATGGGGCCGCGCCGCCTAGCCTCAAGACGCCATACGAGGCGATCGCTCTAGTCGGCCATGCGTCCATGACAGCAGTCGGCTTTCGCTTAGTCGGACTTGGGGAAGACCACACGCTAG AAAACCGATCCGATAGCCCCTCACTTCCCGCAGAATGGAACGCCAACACGGCCTTTGCCTTCCGCTACGCCCACTCACAGTCGTCGATGCAATATCTGCTCAAGATTAGCCGACTTGGAAATAATGCTGTCATTTTCGCCTTGGCTTTGGGCGATGACAGAACGACATCTTTTGATCTTCCGGTGAAAGACTATGTCTCCGAATCCGCGCTTCCCTTGCCCCCTACCGCCGAGGATCTCCCAGCAGCACTTCGCGAAGCATTTATCTCTCCCTCTCGTATTCAGGACTTGATCGGATTATTCAAGATCAACGTCATTCAGAAGCTGGCGCCTGGACTGTATAAAGAAGGCTACGAAGATTCCGACCAGCCACAGGAGACGTTGCGCGAAAGAACTCTGGAAAGACCTCCACGCCATGATCCTCTACGAGACGATCCGATGCCCCAACCCGCTCGCCCGTACCCATTTGACGACCCCCTGGCGGTGCCTCCCCGACGACCCGTCCCAGCTGGGGATTTTCCGCCACCAGGATTCGAGGATGAATTCGAGATCCAGAGACCCCCTCGAGGATACCCGGGAGGTATGGGAGGAAGAAACCCGATGAACATTGGAGACCGAGATTTGTACCCAGCGGGACTAGGCCCGAATGATCCTTTGCGAGGAGGTATAGGCCCTGGGCTGggaggtggcggcggtggtggcatgCACCCCACGTTCGATGATCCTCTGTTTGGTGGACCTCGTGGACAAGGGTACGATCCTCAAGCACCACCAGGCTCGCGGTATGATCCGGTAGGACCCGGACAAGGGGCACCATTTGGACGAGGACAGGGGCCGTATGGGGGACGCGGATTTGGCGGAGGGTTCGGGGGATTTGGTGGTGACATCATTTAA